The Butyricicoccus intestinisimiae genomic sequence GCTCTGCAAGCTTGAGCGACAACGCGCACGTGCGCACTTGTCCTTGAGAACCAAAGCTTTTCGCCGAGCGGCCTCCGATGAGCAGTTCCAGATCATCCTTGTGCGGTCCTGACAGACACGAACGCGATGCGATTTCTGCCGCGCGATGTGCACACATATGCTCCCAAATCTGCATGCCAATCTCTTTTGCGGAGGCAAACGGATCCGGCACAGCGGACACGGTGTGATAGCAGTACGACAGCTGCTCATTTTTACCGGACAGCGAGGCGTGAATGCCCTGTGCTTTCTCCATCAGTGCCCGCAGATAGTACGCGCGGTACCGCACGATATGTCCGCCTATCGCGGACATTCTGAAGGAGAAATCATCCAGTGCGTCAAGCAATGATGGTTTTTCCTCTGCGTCCTTCAAAATGCGCAGCTTGTTCTCGTGCAGTTTTCCATATTCGGACAGATACCGCGCATAGTTCGGCCGCAGCTGGCACAGCGCAATATCCATAAACCGCCGCCGTGCAGCGGCGCCCTCCCGAATCAGCAGCAAATCTTCCGGACAAAACAAGACGGTTCGCAGCACACCCGTGACGTCAGACAGGCGTTTTTGCTTGACCTCATTGACAAAAAATTGTGCGCGCCCCGCCTGTGGGATCACGGCCCGCACGGTTCTGTCACGTTTTTCAGCGAAAAAGGCCGCGCGGACTTCCGCCTGCTGTGCGCCAAAGCGCACAGCATCCCGCTTTTGTCCCGACCGGAACAGCCGCGTAGTTGACAGAAGACCGACAGCCTCTAAAATATTGGTTTTTCCCTGCGCATTTTCTCCGCAAAATACATTGACTCCCGGCGAAAGTGCCAGCTGTGCAGTCTCATAGTTTCGAAAATCGCGCAGATACAGCGTTTGGATGTTCATACAATGCGGAACTGCTGGCCGTCAGCCAACGCAATGACATCGCCCTTGTGCAGCTTTTTGCCGCGCTGCGTGCAGGTCTCACCGTTTACGGACACCTGTCCCTCTTCGATCATCCACTTTGCTTGTCCGCCAGTCGAACACACGCCGGCAAACTTCAAAAACGCATCCGCTTTGATAAATTCTGTGGTAATTTCAATTGTTTCCATCGTATTTTCTCCGTCCTTTACTCTGCCTTCAGACGTACCGGCAGAACCAAATACGTGAATGCATTGCCTTCTTCTGGGGTGAACACAATCGGATTCAGGCTGCCTTGCAGCGAAATGCGTACCTTTTCCGACGGGCAGGCGCGCAGGGCATCGAGCAGATAGCGGTTATTAAATCCGATTTCCAAATGCGGCACATCGCCGTCGTATTCAAATTCATCGTACGATTTGCCGATGGTAGTGATGCAGCTCAGCTTGAGCAAAGAGCCGTCAAATTCCATGCGAACCGGTGTCTTGAGCTTTTCGGACACGATGAGCGAAACGCGCTCAATCGAGGAGATCAGCTGTCTGACATCGACTGTGATAACTGCTTTTGCGTCCGCCGGAATGGCAGCTTGATAATTGAGGAATTCACCTTCCAGCAGGCGTGTGATGAGAACCGTGTCGCCGATACGGAACAAAATATGGCGAGAATCCGGATAAATTTCCACGACATCGGAAGATTCGCTGAGAATTCGTTCTACTTCGCGCAGTGCAAATGCAGGAACGACGAAACGGGCGTTGGTTGGCACTGGTGCTTCCAGCGTCTCGCGGCGCACGCTCAGACGGTATCCGTCGACGGCGGCTACGCGGAGCTGGTCATCGGACAGTTCGAACAGGCAGCCTGTCAGGATTGGTTTGGTTTCGTTGTCAGAAACGGCGAAAATTGTCTGTGAAAT encodes the following:
- the recF gene encoding DNA replication/repair protein RecF (All proteins in this family for which functions are known are DNA-binding proteins that assist the filamentation of RecA onto DNA for the initiation of recombination or recombinational repair.); protein product: MNIQTLYLRDFRNYETAQLALSPGVNVFCGENAQGKTNILEAVGLLSTTRLFRSGQKRDAVRFGAQQAEVRAAFFAEKRDRTVRAVIPQAGRAQFFVNEVKQKRLSDVTGVLRTVLFCPEDLLLIREGAAARRRFMDIALCQLRPNYARYLSEYGKLHENKLRILKDAEEKPSLLDALDDFSFRMSAIGGHIVRYRAYYLRALMEKAQGIHASLSGKNEQLSYCYHTVSAVPDPFASAKEIGMQIWEHMCAHRAAEIASRSCLSGPHKDDLELLIGGRSAKSFGSQGQVRTCALSLKLAERDMFYDSTKEYPILLLDDVLSELDAKRQDFVLNRIENGQVLITCCEPEKLAQVQGGRMFLVSQGTVQQV
- a CDS encoding RNA-binding S4 domain-containing protein, yielding METIEITTEFIKADAFLKFAGVCSTGGQAKWMIEEGQVSVNGETCTQRGKKLHKGDVIALADGQQFRIV
- the dnaN gene encoding DNA polymerase III subunit beta; the encoded protein is MQFSCEKSILQEAITTASRAVSNKSSIALLEGLLITADAAGGLTLCGYNMSMGVRVTIQATVTEPGTAVLNARLFGDMIRKLPDNTIYVETDQEMLTTIHCGRAMFNLVASDATEFPQLPEVENSENPIILPQSMLKSMISQTIFAVSDNETKPILTGCLFELSDDQLRVAAVDGYRLSVRRETLEAPVPTNARFVVPAFALREVERILSESSDVVEIYPDSRHILFRIGDTVLITRLLEGEFLNYQAAIPADAKAVITVDVRQLISSIERVSLIVSEKLKTPVRMEFDGSLLKLSCITTIGKSYDEFEYDGDVPHLEIGFNNRYLLDALRACPSEKVRISLQGSLNPIVFTPEEGNAFTYLVLPVRLKAE